The Archocentrus centrarchus isolate MPI-CPG fArcCen1 chromosome 24, fArcCen1, whole genome shotgun sequence DNA segment ggaaaacatttttggccTGTGAAAATGTATGAAACTTTTTAATAAAATCCAATATGAGAGAAAACTCAATATGGAATCCAATATGGCAGAAACTGATCTCATATGGTGGTTTGCACTTGGATAAACTGGCACATGCTTTAAAGGTTtattgcaaacacacacttctgACTTCAGTGGAACTGAATTTCTCAAGGCACTGATATGAAACTCAAGAGAAGAATCTCAGCTGAGAAGAATAAGGGGCCTGTAAAGAATGAGTGTTGATGGAGCAGCACAAATGTAGAAACGCTACCACCAGTTATTGCCCCCCAAAATTTTCCTCACATGCACTCCTTCTTTACCTTGACTATGTACAGTTTGGGCAGGAGGTTGCAGTCTGCTAGAGTGAGCTCATTCCCATCCAGGAAGCATCGGTTGGAggccttctcctcctccatactGTTTGCATCAATCTCATCTGGCAAGGGGCTGTTAAGGTAGTCATCCAGCTTCTTCAGAGCTCTGGTTAAACCTTTCTCTagagctaaaaaaacaaaaaaacaaacaaacaaacaaacaaaaaaagcacatacAGCACTGTTAAAAGGTGGCAAAACATGTGTGGCGGTAACCTCACTAGGTGGCAGCAAAGCAAAGTACATGACTTGAGCCCTAAATACTGGACTCTGCTACTACCTAGTGGAGGATGATATGAATCACTCTCATGTGTTTTAATCTTGTTCTGTTGTGCATGTACATGCATGAATTGCATGAATGTAAATGGTGAAATGAGCAGCCCACCCGCGTTGGTTTCTGGTTTGGTGTTCTTGATGTAGGCTGAGAACTTGGCAAAGATGTCATTTCCAGCTGTATTGGACTCTCTGTGCTTGGCAGCAAGTCTGGGATACCTGAGCGGACAGGGGGGAACGGGGCAGGAGACGCAGTCAGGGACCCAGTCGGACCAAACCATCTGGATAGCATTAACACCTGGGCTAAAACTCAGCTCAGACTCCAAACATGTTACACACTCACACCAAGCTGGCTACTCGCCCCTTAAGCTTCTCACACTAAGGTCCGTTTATAATGTAAAAAACTTTACAGGCAATAAAAGAAAGACTCAGTTAATCTGACATATTTCTCTGCAAATGCTCACATGCTGACGCTGGTCTTTTTACTGGGATAACAACAACGAGAAACCTCTTAAACTCTTTTACTAAAATGATACAAAAACTGCCGCTTTTGTTAATAAAGTTTTGGATTTAGagttttaaagtttttgttttttaggaatTAAATGTGCCAAAAAAAGATCTGGGGCACATATATTATATTGTATATCAATTCAAAATAGATTTGCAGAAGCCGTAAACAACAAACAGTAATCTCTGTTAACGTCAGCCTCCATCAAATCCAGCACTCTTTTACTGGACTAAAGCGTTTCCTGTTCTTTCAGCAGTGCTGCTCAAGTGAAATAAATCCAGCCAAACCAGGATGTGTGTAGTCGGTGGTATAATCTGATACCCTGTTGTAAAACTCTCTAGTTGACTTACTTTGGAGGACAGAGTGTCTCCTCAAGAAACTCTTCAATCTTGTTGATGTCTGTCTTGACCTCTCCGTCGAAGGTcaggaaaggagggtgcgtccctGGAGCCAGGTTGTGCAGATCTGCCGGCTTCCTGCAGGGGACACACAGAAAGCAGAACACCGTGAGGAACAAAGTTAGCACATTTTTGCGTTTGCAAGCTTGCCTCTCTGTACCCTCACCTCTTGAGGTCGACGGTCGTGACGTTGAACACGACTCCTTTGAGCCAAAGGATCATGAAGAGGCGCTGGGAGAAAGGACAGTTGCCGATGCTTTCTCCATCGCTGCCCGCCTGTACGCAAACAAAAGATATAAAAGCTTATGACTTGGAACATACTGTGAAAAAACCATAAGAAGCcacacacaagcagcagtgGGTTTCTCAGCATTATAATTAACCTTTTTTACTAGTATGTTTGTAACGTTTACTGCAAAGCTGCGGGACCGCAGTAAAGTAAATGTCTTGCTCCACATGAGGGGTTTGACTAGAAGGACACACCTCCTACCTGTTACTAGATCTTGCTGCCAAACACTCAGTGGCTACTGCTTTGCAACCTTGCTACTAACAATATATATTAGGATAAGTCACCTGTTATCTGAAGCGATAAGTGTTAACTTGCAATTTACCTGATATGAGCATTCAAATAAGTGACATAGAATAGGTCATTGTGACAGATTGATAAGGTCAGAGTTAAACCAAGTCTACAGTCTGTCCACATAATCATAATCTGGTATGATGTGCATACTTACACTGaacgatgaaggaaacatccagttctttttgttttattattgcatGACGGCTATCAGATATAAATGCAACCACTTAGCAGAAAAGTGACCAGTGCTAATTTTCAATAATTATGCAATGCATCATTGGCTCATTATTCCCAGTGCACTAAAGTTTAAATAACCTAATACTGTTGTAGCTGGCAGAGGATTTTTAGAGTTGTTCAGTAACATCTGTGTTTACAGACTGAGTGCTATAAGGATAGTATTTGCCTCCTAATGTACAAGCTGgatctcttctcctctctttctgtccatgcatttattacaggcCATTAACACCGTGTCTTGTCTCTATTGCAGTCTATGTTCTGTCTCCCTTCACATTTCTGCACATGCCTCAGGTTTCTGAACCTGCATTTTCCCGCTGAGTATTTCTCATTGGATTGTCTGTTGTGttgttgctctctttctctgtctatGATTTTTTCTCATCCTAACTATTCATGGCAGGCGGTATGAAGTGCATACATATGCCTCAggccctccctgagtctggttaagtcagaggtttcttcctccccactgtcaccaggtACTTCCTGACAGGGGATTGTTGGGTTTCTCTCACTAATATCTCTAATGATAGGGTCTTGAGATGACCATTGATGTGAaatggtactatataaatagaTGAGAAATGAATTGGATTAATTAGATGGATGTAAAGTTTTTCTCAAATGATTTTGACAGTACAGTTGTGCTGTGATCAAAAAGCTCTGAGTTGGGTCCTTAAAAGTAAAAAGCCTTGCCTGATTTACTTTTGGCCATTCTCGTGTTCAAGGTCATTTTCTCAGCCATGTATGCTATTTGCTATTTTTAGTTTGCTTCCTGGAAATCCTCTTCTGACCACTTAAACTACGTGCTCTGCAATTTTGCCACGGGACTCAAATTAACTTCTGTTGCAAACTGCCGTAAATTTCAGATGGAGGATGAACTGCGGTGTGTGTCAGCATGCTATCTCGTGCCTGTTCAAAGTGCATTGCAAGTAGAGGAAG contains these protein-coding regions:
- the clic5b gene encoding chloride intracellular channel protein 5b isoform X2, with protein sequence MILWLKGVVFNVTTVDLKRKPADLHNLAPGTHPPFLTFDGEVKTDINKIEEFLEETLCPPKYPRLAAKHRESNTAGNDIFAKFSAYIKNTKPETNAALEKGLTRALKKLDDYLNSPLPDEIDANSMEEEKASNRCFLDGNELTLADCNLLPKLYIVKVVAKKYRNYDIPLEMTGVWRYLNSASARDEFTNTCAADAEIETAYKDVARRLAK